Below is a window of Indicator indicator isolate 239-I01 chromosome 9, UM_Iind_1.1, whole genome shotgun sequence DNA.
CTAGCCCATGACCACGCTGTCCGGACCATCGAGTGGTGCAAAGCCAACAGGTGAGCACTGGCATGTGGGCACAGGTGTCGGTACTGCCTgggagagcaggctgctcctgcaCATGAGCCAAGGGAACTTTGTGTCACCACTGCTGGTGGTGACAGCACTTGGTCCTCTGAGTTGATAATGAGATTGAATTGGGCTTCCCAGGGTGAGAAATGGGAGCAGCGCTGTGCTGCAGACCCAGAGCCACCTtgtccccatggcagggatggggTACAGCTCTGCACTGGGGTCTCAGTGCTGCCTTTCTCCTGGTTCTCAGCAACTTCCTGGTCACGGCAGGGAGTGACCGCAAGATCAAGTTCTGGGATCTGCGGCGGCTCCATGAGCCCATCAACAGCATCAAGCGGTTCCTCAGCACGGAGGTGGCCTGGTTGCTGCCCTATAATGGTGTCACTGTGGCCCAGGACAACTGCTATGCCTCGTGAGTGCCATGACCTTTGTGGTGGCTGCTTTGTGCCCAGGGCCAGCCTGCTGGGGCCTGGCCATGCTCCCCAGTGCCCCCTCCAGTCTGTCCCTCCATGGGAATATCCATTGGTGCCATGGTGAGGGCTGGGTCATGCCACAGCTGCCCCATCCTGAGATGTTAGTTAGGTGGGCAGTGGGAGGGACAAGGTGCCTGAGCTGGACTAGCAGTGGGGCTCCTGCATGTCTCCAGGCTGACACAACGCAAGCTGGCTGAAGGGTTCTGGTCTCTTGGGGTGTTCTCAGCCTCCAGGAACTATCCTGAACTGTGACACACTGTAACCCTCCAGGGTCCAAGGTTCTCTGGGGAGATGGACTGGTGGGTGGCTTTTAGGATGGCAGTGCAGGGCTCTGTCCTCACCCATGCCTTTTCCATTGCAGTTATGGTCTCTGTGGGATCCACTACATCGACGCTGGGTACTTGGGCTTCAAGGCTTATTTTGTGGCCCCTCGCAAGGGGACCGTGTGGGTAAGAGGCTGGTGCAAGGCACTTTTGTCCTGGGGTCATGTCAGAGAGATGGGTACCTGCCCCTATCCCAGTGCCAGCTGGGGGTGAGGCTCTTAGGGTCACCACTCTGTCTCTCAGATGATGGATCATGACAGCTACACAAAGTAGTGTCCAAGCTGGCTGTACTTCCAAGTCCCTCTCCCCCTGGGGATGCAGGAAGGTgcatgctgcagcctggctgggggtgGCTGGAACCCGGTTGGGACCCTGGCAGAATCCTATTCCCACAGAGCATTTCTGGCTCAGACTGGCTGAACACAATAGCTGCAGGAGACATCACTGGCGAGCTggtagcagcagtgctgcccgATCTGTCCATCTGCCCCCTCAACGTCAGGCGCTCCTCGGACCGCAGATTTGTAAGAGACCATCGTGCTCAGCAGGGCCTGTCCATGATGTgcgtggggctgggcagggtgggAGTTGCGTTTCTGGGTCACTGGAAGTGTCCTGAGCTGGCCTCGTGTATGTATGTGTCATATtctccctgcctgggcaggggctgcatGGTGAGGAAGCTATGGGGAGCTGGGGCCTTCAGGGGTTTTGTGGAACACAAGCCATGCCCTGGTGGCAGCACCTCTTTCCACTGCCATGCTGTGGGACAGGGTTCCTGgggcccccagccccagcagtctctgcctgcagaagaggtcaagagcacaagtcttctgaggggcacctgagggaactgaggttgttcagcctcaaGAACAGGGGACACCTTTTTTCTCTACAGATCCccgaagggaggttggagtgaggtgggagtcagtctgttctcccaagaaacaagcaataggacaaaaggaaacagcttcaagttgtaccaggggaagattaggttggacatgaggaacaatttcttccccaaaagggttgtcaggccagggcagtggtggagtccctgttcctggaggcatttaaaagccatctagatatGATattaagggacatggtttagtggtggcctggcagtgctgggttaatggtgggactcgatgatcttaaagattttttcccaaacaaaacaattccgTGGTTCTATGACTCCTGGCCCTGCCCTGAGCCACGTCTTGCCCACAGCCGGTCTACAAGGCCgacctgctgccctgcagccccccgGGGTCAGAGGATGGTGAGAAGGTGCTGCCAAGGACCAGACTCTACAGTGAGATGGTGACTAAGAGCTACATCCGATTCCAGGACACAGACCTGGTAGGAGAGGGCTGGGAGTGGACCTGACCACAAGCAGGACCTGTGAAAGCTATGCCAGGGTGGTGCCTGGGCAGTGGGAGGGCAACAAGGTGCCACTCACATTGTGGCAGCCCCACACCTCCATTTGGCTGCCCCAAGAGCACAGGGGTGGGTTGCCCAACCTTCgcagagcctgtggctggctgccttgccaggctgggctggggttcCCTGGGCAGAGACCCCCTGGCTGCCTGGTCACAGGGCAGTAGGTGGTATGGCCATGGCCATTGGCCCCAGACAGAGTAGTACTCTCAATGTCCTGGCTGTGGCCGCCCTGGGAAGGAGCCTGAAGGGTCACAGCGTGCCTGGATCCCAttcactgctgtgctgggccATGTTTGGAGCTGTTGGCATGAAGCAGCTGGGCCAGATTATGCCCAGGGCCCCCTGAGAGAGGGGCAATGAGTCTGTGGGTCAGAGCTGCTGGGATGGCATAGGGAAGTCTGCCACATTCCAGCAGCCCTGTACAGGCCCTCCTTGGCGTGTAGTTCCTGCTGCCctttgctgtgggtgacccagAGGGGGACTCATGTCTCCTGGCCAAGCAGCACCTGACCTGATGCAgtcccagtgctgccaggatGGGTATGTGTGCCACAGTTCTGCCCTGGCACGCATTTCATGGATGTGCCACCGCTTCACAGCGCAGCTTCAAGAACTTTTCCAGCCGGGAGCCAATGCGCAGGATGCACACACAGGAGGCgaaggctgagctgagcctCGACCGCCTGCAGCTGGAGTCCCTGCACAAAGTGAGAGCTGAGCCCGCAGCCcccacacagcctggcaggCTCTGCAGAACCCTGTCGCCCGTGCCCCATTCCTGGGCACAAGGGTCTCAgtgcctcagcctcctccctcctcactcctttcttttccctcctgcagGTGCGCTTCAGCCCCAACCTGGACTCACTTGGCTGGCTGGTGTCAGGCGGGCAGGCGGGCATCGTGCGGGCACactgcctggcagggctggcctCCAGCGTGGCACaccagctgctcccagagcGCTGCGCCTGCTTCCGTTCCCTCTATGGGGATAAGCCTGGCAGCAACAGCCCTGGCGAGAACTCCCCGATGCCAGTGGAGTAGGGAAGTGGGCCCCTTGTGCTGCTGCCCAACATGCTCGCCCCGGGCAGGAGCATGGGTCCAGGGAAGGTGGTGCTGTCCAGGGGAGCTGTGCATCCCTTCTTGGTGCTTCTGATCCTCTGGGCCCCCTGCTCAGGGAGGAACGGCTGCTCCTGGCTGTCACTGGGGATGCTGAGGACATTGTCCTTATGCTCTGGGTCCAGAAGGATCCTTTTGTGCTGTTTGCTCTGAGCTGGTGcgggagggtggtgggactgtgGTGCGTCCCTGGGTCAAGCTATGGGTCTGGGAGGCCTGATGCTGGGGATGCACCCACAGGCCCCCAActctgtggggctgtgcttGCTCTCCCTGTTGCTGCTGACCCCCTGTGTGGGTGCAGGGAGGGGTCTAGGGGTGTCCAGCCTTGCCCTGAGCAGGGCAATGGGGCCCGCAGGGGGCCGGGACCTCTAAAGTCGCTCACATTGagcctgtgttcagctgtgcAGTAAAACGTGGATGGTTTTGTAAAACTGGTTGTGGTTCTAGCACAGAGCCCCAAACTGGGCACCAGCACCTGGGGCACTACTGTGGGACACAGTCTTTACTCAGCTTTGCTCCTAGGGGAATGTTGGAGGCTGTCCCCCATCCGCAATGCCCTCCTGaatccctgcactgctgctgctctccaacaagtTTATTGGGGGCTGTGGGTTCTGCCATTGCCTTCTGGGCTCCTTGCACGAAGAGTTGGACAGACACGGACACTCACAGTGTGACAGATACAGATCACAACAGCAGGAATGGGTCAGGCCAGGGCAGGTGAAGATTCGGTCTTGGCCTGGGTTGGCGGGGCAGGGAGCAAAGCCAGGGACGTGGAGCTCAGGGCTGAGCTCTGGGCTCTGTCTGCCCTGTTCCGCTGCCCTGGGTGggtacagaagcagcagccctcccagcccccctgcagtgggGCATGAGCATAGCCATGACCATGGGGTGGTGAAGTGGCCGGGGGGCTGGTGGGGTGGTTGTGATGGAACAGCTGGGTTCAAGGCTGAGTTTGGGGGCCACATGCTCTGCCATTCCTGGCCCTTCAGCAGGGgctccctcctgtccccttcTGTAAGGGACAACAGGGCTCTGTGAGGGGACATGTGATGCAGGACCCCAGTGTTCCCTGGAGCTTGGCCTCCACTATGCCTGGGGCTGTAGCAGGCTTCATGTACCCTCCTCCCAAAGCTCAGGGTGGAGGTTCCCAGGGGAGCCTGTGTGTAGCAGGACCAGGCTGTGTTCCCTGTCTCAGGAACCCTGCACCCTCAAAGACTGTCGTTCTGCCCCAGGGGCCCTGTCCTGTCCCCACCAGGGCTCCCcaggagtgaggtgggtgcaGCTCAGGGACAGAAGCCCAGGCAAGGCCCCCACTCCTGTgctgcacccccagctccctctcacCCACAGggtgccccagctctgccacaggtGCCATCTCAGGCACAGGGGtcctggcagtggtggcagGTGGCCATGTCCTCCTGATACGGCTCCACCTGCACTGTGCACGAGGCAAAGCCAAACTTGGTCTGGAGCTGGGTCACGGCATCCCGCAGCACCATCTCGGGGTCAGCGCTGGACTCTGGGGACGGCAAGGCAGCGTGGCTCAGCGCTGGTGTGTGGATCAGTACTGGTGCCCCACGGGACCCCCAGCCATTCCCTGGGCGGCTGCACGAGCTGGTGGGGCACTCACCGACAGCCACATGCACCGACACAGCGTGGTGGCTCAGCGTCAGGGCCCAGAGGTGCAGGTCATGGGTGCCCTTCACCCCACTCACCCCCAGCAGCGTCTCCTTCACCGCATCGAACTGGAGACCCCGTGGTGACCCTGACACCAAAACCTGGTCACAGTGgggacagccccagctgccaccCCCACCAGCGTCCAAGCTTGTGGTGGAAGCAGCTGTAGTAGGGGTTCCCTCAGGCTGTTGCCAGTCGGgggatggtggctccaggaAGAGGTGACTTTTCACTACAGGGCtgtgtgcccagggcagcaaGGATGGGCTGAGGACCATGGGgaacaggagagaggagaggggtgGGCTGGAGTCTGCCTAGGGCAGAGAGGTTGGGTTAGGTACAAGGAGAGGACATGGGTATTGGCTGAAGGGTGCAGAAGATGGACAAGATGGGAGCTGCCAGTTGGGGGAGGTGCTGTTCTAGCCACAGCCCTGAGGCATTCTTGTGACACCCCCTTGtaccctaccacctccctgtgctcaTGGTCTCACACTCCCCTCACCCACTGCCCACCTTCCATGAGGACCCTGAAGACATCCCTTAGGATGGTCAAGGTGGAGCCAAGGACGAAAATGGAGAAGAAGAGGGTGCTGATGGGATCTGCAATCTTCaactgaggctgcagagagcaggagctgtatgaggctggggtgggacagagctgagctgggcacCCAAGTTTTGGGATGCCAGGGCCTCTACTGCCCCACAACACCCTGCATGGGGCTGAGGGACTTGTTCCCATGGGCAGTGGAGGGGAGTCCAGCTCAGGCACCTTGAAGTAGATGATGGTGGCAGCCATGAGGACTCCAATGCTCTGCAGCAAGTCACCCACCACATGGATGAAGGCTGCACGGATGCTGGTGCTGCCGGGCACAGGGGCATagccaggcaggcagcccctagtgctctccagctgctcgtAGCCCTGTGTGCCATGGCTGTGGCCGTGGCTGGTGGGTCCCCGGTGCAGGATGTAGGCcatgctggggagagcagggctgggtcagtgctgtgccaggcaggggacaggggtcttgctgtccctgcctggagaagcacacaggcagcagtgcccaggcagcTCAGGCAAAGGAGACATGAGCAGGCATATCAAGACCCTAGGATTGTGGAGAGGTGTGGGGCAATGTCCCACCAcggggcagggctggaggcacAGCTGGGACAGGGCAGCTGCTACTGGGAAACACGTAGGGCCAGGGCAGGTATTTGTGGCATGTCTCAGGCTGGGCATGAGCCAGGGCTGAGGGGTTGCTGCTTGGGGGAGCTGCAGGATGTGGGGCCAGAGGGGTGAAAGCTGGGAGCATATTGGGGATAACGGGAAAAGGCAGCATTTGGGTGGACAAGGTTGGTACACAGGGACAGAGGGTGAcctgagggcagggctggggatctAGTGGGGCAAGGGTGTGAGTGAAGGCTAGGATTTGGACTGggggtgtgccaggggatgcaCATAGCCTGCATGGGACATACACCAAGTTGATGCCGACAGCACTGGCAGAGGTAGCCAGCATGGCTCGTGCCTCAATCTCGTAGTCATTGCTGATGATGCGGGCAGCCGCCAGGTAGACAAGAACCCCGGTCACCACCCAGATGGAGAGCACAGAGGCCAGTGCTCCCATAGTCTCTGCAAGGTGGGAGTCATCAGCACCCAGCCAGGCCATGGGGCTCCTGGAAGACCGTGCCCCACCAGCTTACCTGAGCGGTGCCAGCCAAAGGTCATGGTcttggtgggtgggtgggtggagaTCCAGAGGGAGAAAAGGCTGACAGACATGCTGCCCACATCCGTCAGCAGGTGAGCCGCATCCGTCATGATGGCCAGGCTGTGTGCCAGGTACCCGCCTGCAGGCACAGGGTAGCTGGTACCCTGTGTCCTGGGAATCCCCTGTCCTGTCCTTGTCCCCATCCCACCATTACCTATCACCTCCCCGACCATGAAGATGCAGCAGACAGCGCAGGCGATGCTCAGCTGTCGCCGAGCCTGGAGCCTCCCCGGGCCTGGGATAGGGATGGGGgggctgcagtggcagcaggaaTCCAGGCCCGGGGGGTCAGGTGGCGCCAGGGTGTCCGAGGAACCTGCAAATAGACTGGGGACAGGGGTCATTCCCAGACGCATCAGCTTCTGGTGCCCCTGCTCGGGGATCCCCGTAGTCAGCTTGGCTCAAATGCCCAGGGGTGTCGCACACGGCATCGTCCCCCCGGGTCACGGTCCTGCCACCAGAGCTGCCCAGCTCATCCTGGCTGCATCCCGGAGGGAACGAAGAGCGCCCGACAGGGGTGGGACTGGGACCGGGAGTGGGGCGGAAGCCGGTGGGACTGAGATGTCGCGTCTGGGACCGGGCTGTTGGACAGGGCGCGCGGGGACGTGAGGCGTGGGACGGGGGTCGACGGGGACCGGGGCCGTGGGGGAGCGGCGTGGGAAAGGGTACTGACAGCACCGATGCGGGGCGGTGATGGATGGACGGTAGCAGTGCAGGGACGTGATGTTTGGACGCCGGTACCGCCACACGGACACCCGAGGGGAAAGCGGGGGCTGGCGCAAGGTGCGGGTGCTGGTTCTGCTTGAATGGAAGTGCCGGTACCGGGGCGGGACGGGACTGGCTCGGGGTCTGCGGAGGTGCTGATGTCCGCTCCGGATGGATGAGGACGCGGGGGCTGGCGGGCGGCGGGGGGGGCGGAAAGGGGACAGCCGGACGTGCCGGAGGTGCTGGTGTCGTGTGGGGGTGGGAGTTGGGCAGCGCCGGACGTGCCGGGGGGCGTGCGGGTCCCCGGGAGTGGGAGCGGGCGCTGCCGGGGGCTGTCGGTGCCGGGAGTGCGGGTCCCGTGGAACCGGCGGCGATTGGGGGATTATGGGGGAGCTAGTGTGGGTGCGAGGGATCAGGGGTTGTGGATGCAGCAGGTGATGGGGTGGCGGTGCCGGGGGTCCCGGGGGCACTAGGAGGTAGTGCTGGCAGGGAGCGATGAAGTGGTACTGAGGGGATGATGGGGGCGGCGGTGCCGGGATGATGAGTGTCGCTAAGATGATGGGGGTGCTGGAGTTGCTGGTAACGGAAATACCGATGCTAGAGGTGCTGGTGCCGCaggtgccagggctgcaggTGCCAGGGGTGATGGAATTGCTAGTGATGGATATGCTAGTGCCGGGGTGATGGAGGTAGTGGAAGTGCCGGGGCAGTGGGGATGCCGGTGATGGAAGTGCTGGTGCCGAGAGTGCCGGCGTGATGGGGATGCCGGGGTGCCGTTCCGGCGGTACCTTTTGAGGCGCAGGCTGCTGTCGGCGCGGGCGCCCCGCGGGCTGACCAGCCGGGAGTTCTCAGTGTCGGTCGGTGGCTCCATGCCGGGGACGaacagctcagccagcactggTCGCCGCCTCCGCCGCGGCCCCGCCCCCTCGTAGGCAGCGGCCGGGGGTAGTGAATCTATGTCGGCGGTGCCGGGAGGAGCCAGCACCGCTGGgctacctcccctggcactccggctctgctccttgctggaGCCCGAAGTTCGCACACGGCGATGCTTGCCGCTCCTGGCACCGGGGCCCCCCTGGAGACCGCAGCCGAAGGCGGCATGGGCGAGGGAGACATGGTGGGGACGCTGCAGGGCCATGCCAGGCCGGGCTGTCTGGGGCCTCAGGGCGCTGCGCTGGAGCCAGTTGGCCCGGAGAAATCACTGGGCGGCAGCACTGG
It encodes the following:
- the SLC30A3 gene encoding probable proton-coupled zinc antiporter SLC30A3, with the protein product MEPPTDTENSRLVSPRGARADSSLRLKSLFAGSSDTLAPPDPPGLDSCCHCSPPIPIPGPGRLQARRQLSIACAVCCIFMVGEVIGGYLAHSLAIMTDAAHLLTDVGSMSVSLFSLWISTHPPTKTMTFGWHRSETMGALASVLSIWVVTGVLVYLAAARIISNDYEIEARAMLATSASAVGINLVMAYILHRGPTSHGHSHGTQGYEQLESTRGCLPGYAPVPGSTSIRAAFIHVVGDLLQSIGVLMAATIIYFKPQLKIADPISTLFFSIFVLGSTLTILRDVFRVLMEGSPRGLQFDAVKETLLGVSGVKGTHDLHLWALTLSHHAVSVHVAVESSADPEMVLRDAVTQLQTKFGFASCTVQVEPYQEDMATCHHCQDPCA